From one Streptomyces sp. R41 genomic stretch:
- a CDS encoding class I SAM-dependent methyltransferase yields the protein MARQLDEQIAARFPVGLRLRILDVGMGQGTQALRLARAGHQVTGLEQDAKMLAVAREALAAEPEGIRGRVRLIEGDGRETGVHFLPGSFDVVLCHGVLMYVEEPDALLAGLARMLAPGGLLSLLVRNADALAMRPGLSGDWAATLASFDTTAYTNRLGLDVRADRLATLTSTLAGIGAPLHAWYGVRVFTDTAADGAPVPPDAESLLAAEERAGRTDPYRQVAALLHLCGVRG from the coding sequence GTGGCCCGGCAGCTCGACGAGCAGATAGCCGCGCGGTTCCCGGTGGGCCTGCGGCTGCGGATCCTCGACGTCGGGATGGGCCAGGGCACGCAGGCGCTGCGCCTTGCCCGGGCCGGGCATCAGGTGACCGGTCTGGAGCAGGACGCGAAGATGCTCGCGGTGGCCCGGGAGGCGCTGGCCGCCGAACCCGAGGGCATCCGTGGACGCGTACGGCTCATCGAGGGCGACGGCCGGGAAACCGGCGTCCACTTCCTGCCGGGCAGCTTCGACGTGGTGCTGTGCCACGGCGTACTGATGTACGTCGAGGAGCCGGACGCGCTGCTGGCCGGCCTGGCGCGGATGCTGGCCCCCGGCGGGCTGCTCTCGCTGCTCGTGCGGAACGCCGACGCGCTGGCCATGCGGCCCGGGCTGTCCGGGGACTGGGCGGCGACGCTCGCCTCGTTCGACACGACCGCGTACACGAACCGGCTCGGTCTCGACGTCCGCGCCGATCGGCTCGCCACGCTGACGTCCACGCTCGCGGGGATCGGCGCGCCGTTGCACGCCTGGTACGGGGTGCGGGTCTTCACGGACACCGCGGCCGACGGGGCGCCGGTTCCGCCGGATGCGGAGAGCCTGCTGGCCGCGGAGGAGCGGGCCGGGCGGACAGATCCCTATCGCCAGGTGGCGGCGTTGCTGCACCTGTGCGGAGTGCGTGGCTGA
- a CDS encoding S1C family serine protease → MDAPCTPTRPRARTRTLRLLASVAVLACSAALLAGCTDESSSSKKDGATTTQAAVPQVSNDLQDDYLKVIKEVLPSVVQIQASHDLGSGVVYDDKGHIVTNAHVVGNEKTFRVTTANNEDALTATLVYAYPEQDLAVIKLDKIPEGLKAVTLGDSSKVEVGQIVLAMGSPLGLSSSVTQGIVSATGRTVSEGTTGGGTGATIGNMVQTSAAINPGNSGGALVNLDAQIIGIPTLAATDPDLGGSAAPGIGFAIPASLVKTIADQIIKNGKVTDSGRAALDITGRTVVNDNYQPAGVAVVAVKSGGAADRAGIQPGDVIIRVGDTDITTIISLSEALAAQKPGDRTKVTFLRGGSENTVVVTLGEI, encoded by the coding sequence ATGGATGCTCCCTGTACGCCTACCCGCCCCCGCGCCCGTACTCGCACCCTCCGGCTCCTTGCGTCCGTAGCCGTTCTCGCCTGTTCGGCGGCCCTGCTCGCCGGCTGCACCGACGAATCCTCGTCGTCCAAGAAGGACGGTGCGACGACGACGCAGGCCGCTGTCCCCCAGGTGTCCAATGACCTCCAGGACGACTACCTGAAGGTGATCAAGGAAGTCCTGCCGTCGGTGGTGCAGATCCAGGCGAGCCATGATCTGGGGTCGGGCGTGGTGTACGACGACAAGGGGCACATCGTCACCAACGCGCACGTGGTCGGCAACGAGAAGACATTCAGGGTCACGACGGCCAACAACGAGGACGCACTGACGGCGACGCTCGTCTACGCGTACCCGGAGCAGGATCTCGCCGTCATCAAGCTGGACAAGATCCCCGAAGGACTGAAGGCGGTGACCCTCGGGGACTCCTCGAAGGTCGAGGTCGGCCAGATCGTGCTGGCGATGGGGTCGCCGCTCGGGCTCTCGTCCAGCGTGACCCAGGGCATCGTCTCGGCGACCGGACGCACCGTCAGCGAGGGCACCACCGGCGGCGGTACGGGGGCCACCATCGGGAACATGGTGCAGACCTCGGCGGCGATCAACCCCGGCAACAGCGGCGGCGCGCTGGTGAATCTCGACGCTCAGATCATCGGCATCCCCACACTCGCCGCGACCGACCCCGATCTCGGCGGCAGCGCGGCGCCCGGCATCGGCTTCGCGATCCCCGCGTCGCTGGTGAAGACGATCGCCGACCAGATCATCAAGAACGGCAAGGTCACCGACTCGGGACGGGCCGCGCTCGACATCACGGGCCGTACGGTCGTCAACGACAACTACCAGCCCGCGGGGGTCGCCGTGGTCGCGGTGAAGAGCGGCGGCGCGGCCGACAGGGCGGGCATCCAGCCCGGTGACGTCATCATCAGGGTCGGCGACACCGACATCACGACGATCATCTCGCTCTCCGAGGCCCTCGCGGCCCAAAAGCCGGGCGACAGGACGAAGGTGACGTTCTTGCGGGGCGGAAGCGAGAACACGGTCGTGGTGACGTTGGGGGAGATCTGA
- a CDS encoding bifunctional adenosylcobinamide kinase/adenosylcobinamide-phosphate guanylyltransferase, giving the protein MELTLLGTGAPEGLPRPDCPCAACATALGENARAATALLVDGTLLLDLTPGAAFAAARAGHSLGGVRQVLLSHPHDGPAVEVPAGLPQPGRVPDGRELALLTGHRVRAVPMDAPGTGYAVTGPDGQRLLYLPPGAAPAGLDANGDTYDMVLADVVGRPDGLAKLRAVGAVGPTTDVIAVHLDHDVPPGPELRRRLAAAGARAVPDGTTLDVGVYEDVPDVPRRTLVLGGARSGKSVEAERRLEAFPDVLYVATGGSRNGDIEWASRVSAHRERRPGSWRTTETCDLLPLLAEDGPPLLIDCLSLWLTDAMDSVNAWDDAEWAGGGERALRARVEELTTAVRNTRRTLVAVSNEVGSGIVPATASGRRYRDELGRLNAVFAKECEHVLLVVAGQALSLRG; this is encoded by the coding sequence GTGGAACTGACTCTGCTCGGCACCGGTGCCCCCGAGGGCCTGCCCCGCCCCGACTGTCCCTGCGCGGCCTGCGCGACCGCGCTCGGCGAGAACGCGCGGGCGGCCACCGCGCTGCTCGTGGACGGCACGCTGCTGCTCGACCTCACGCCCGGCGCGGCGTTCGCGGCCGCCCGCGCCGGGCACTCGCTGGGCGGCGTACGGCAGGTGCTGCTCTCGCATCCGCACGACGGGCCCGCGGTCGAGGTGCCGGCCGGGCTGCCACAGCCCGGGCGGGTGCCCGACGGGCGTGAGTTGGCGCTGCTCACCGGGCACCGGGTGCGGGCGGTGCCGATGGACGCGCCCGGCACGGGGTACGCGGTGACCGGGCCGGACGGTCAGCGGCTGCTCTATCTGCCGCCGGGCGCGGCGCCCGCCGGGCTCGACGCGAACGGTGACACGTACGACATGGTGCTCGCCGATGTGGTGGGGCGCCCCGACGGCCTGGCGAAGCTGCGGGCGGTCGGCGCGGTCGGGCCGACGACGGACGTGATCGCGGTGCACCTCGACCACGACGTGCCGCCGGGGCCCGAACTGCGGCGGCGGCTCGCGGCGGCGGGCGCGCGGGCGGTGCCGGACGGGACGACGCTGGACGTGGGCGTCTACGAGGACGTACCGGATGTGCCGCGCCGCACGCTCGTGCTCGGCGGCGCGCGTTCGGGCAAGTCGGTGGAGGCGGAGCGGCGGCTCGAGGCCTTCCCCGACGTCCTGTACGTCGCGACGGGCGGCTCCCGCAACGGGGACATCGAGTGGGCGTCACGGGTCAGCGCGCATCGTGAGCGGCGCCCCGGCTCCTGGCGCACCACCGAGACCTGCGACCTCCTCCCCCTCCTGGCGGAGGACGGCCCTCCCCTGCTCATCGACTGCCTGTCCCTGTGGCTGACGGACGCGATGGACTCCGTGAACGCCTGGGACGACGCGGAGTGGGCGGGCGGCGGCGAACGCGCGTTGCGCGCCCGCGTCGAGGAACTCACCACCGCCGTCCGCAACACCCGCCGCACCCTCGTCGCCGTCTCCAACGAGGTCGGCTCCGGCATCGTCCCCGCCACCGCGTCGGGGCGGCGCTACCGCGACGAACTCGGGCGGCTGAATGCGGTGTTCGCGAAGGAGTGCGAGCACGTGCTGTTGGTGGTGGCCGGGCAGGCGCTGTCCCTGCGGGGTTGA
- a CDS encoding class I SAM-dependent methyltransferase, whose amino-acid sequence MPPTPQSIAERRAAYAAELAQGTERFHEPRRDDCPWCGSRWLHTRLRTPDLVQRKPGTFVVDECGDCAHAFQNPRLTAEGLAFYHRDLRGGAHEGLVERLLGARGSRARHRAAARAMLPYAEPESWLDVGTGHGHFPAVAKAVHPYTAFDGLDATRRVAKARAAGRVEEAHQGRLTDSHIAERLRARYDVVSMFHHLEHTPDPREELRAAMVVLRPGGHLLVEVPDPDCAFGALLGKWWVSYGQPRHLHLMPLPNLLGELESLGCAIVATDRREPHIPYDLAGALALALGRVLPDLDAPWRPTPPSPLQRTLHTALTRASSPLLATTSALDHALAPLFRRTRFSNAFRIIARR is encoded by the coding sequence ATGCCCCCCACCCCGCAGTCGATCGCCGAACGCCGCGCCGCCTACGCCGCCGAACTCGCCCAGGGCACCGAACGGTTCCACGAACCGCGCCGGGACGACTGCCCCTGGTGCGGCTCGAGGTGGCTGCACACCCGGTTGCGTACGCCGGATCTGGTGCAGCGCAAGCCCGGCACGTTCGTCGTCGACGAGTGCGGGGACTGTGCCCACGCCTTCCAGAACCCGCGGCTCACGGCGGAGGGGCTGGCCTTCTATCACCGGGACCTGAGGGGCGGCGCTCACGAGGGCCTCGTCGAGCGGCTCCTCGGCGCCCGGGGCAGCCGCGCACGCCACCGCGCCGCCGCCCGCGCGATGCTGCCGTACGCCGAGCCCGAGAGCTGGCTCGACGTCGGCACCGGGCACGGGCACTTCCCGGCCGTCGCCAAGGCGGTCCACCCGTACACGGCCTTCGACGGGCTCGACGCCACGCGGCGCGTCGCGAAGGCGCGGGCGGCCGGGCGCGTCGAGGAGGCGCACCAGGGCCGGCTCACCGACTCCCACATCGCCGAGCGGCTGCGCGCCCGCTACGACGTCGTCAGCATGTTCCACCACTTGGAGCACACGCCCGACCCGCGCGAGGAACTGCGCGCCGCCATGGTGGTGCTGCGGCCCGGCGGGCACCTCCTCGTCGAAGTCCCGGACCCCGACTGCGCGTTCGGCGCGCTGCTGGGCAAGTGGTGGGTGTCGTACGGCCAGCCGCGCCACCTCCACCTCATGCCGCTGCCCAACCTGCTGGGCGAACTCGAGTCCCTCGGCTGCGCGATCGTCGCGACGGACCGTCGCGAACCGCACATCCCGTACGACCTCGCGGGCGCCCTCGCTCTGGCCCTCGGTCGCGTTCTGCCCGACCTCGACGCGCCCTGGCGGCCCACGCCGCCGAGCCCGCTCCAGCGCACGCTGCACACGGCCCTGACCCGAGCGTCCAGCCCCCTTCTGGCCACGACCTCAGCCCTGGACCACGCCCTCGCCCCCCTCTTCCGCCGCACCCGCTTCTCCAACGCGTTCCGCATCATCGCGCGGCGGTGA
- the cobT gene encoding nicotinate-nucleotide--dimethylbenzimidazole phosphoribosyltransferase, whose product MSSLNLDDFTDLIERPDGGVRRDAEARRERQIVPPGALGRLDDLGEWLAAAQSAVPVRPIEHPRVVLFAGDHGVAALGVSARPAGSADQLVRAVLEGASPAAILARRLGVPVRVIDMALDCEPEGLPDEVVRHRVRRGSGRIDVEDALPLEEAEAAFRVGVAIADEEADSGTDLVVLGDISVGGTTAAAVLVAALCGTDASVVTGRGGQAIDDLAWMRKCAAVRDALRRARPVLGDQLQLLATVGGADLAAMTGFLLQSAVRKMPVILDGVVSAACALVGQRVAFRAPDWWLAGQNSGEPAQAKALDRMALEPLLDHGVTVGEGAGALLALPLVQAAAALAADLPEAPSPEAKPENEDSDEDE is encoded by the coding sequence ATGAGCTCGCTTAATCTCGACGACTTCACCGATCTGATCGAGCGCCCCGACGGAGGCGTGCGCCGGGACGCCGAGGCGCGCCGGGAGCGCCAGATCGTGCCGCCCGGGGCACTGGGCCGCCTCGACGACCTGGGTGAGTGGCTGGCGGCGGCGCAGTCCGCGGTGCCTGTGCGGCCGATCGAGCACCCGCGTGTGGTGCTGTTCGCGGGCGACCACGGGGTCGCCGCACTGGGCGTGTCGGCGCGGCCCGCGGGCAGCGCCGACCAGTTGGTGCGGGCGGTCCTGGAGGGCGCGAGCCCGGCGGCGATCCTCGCCCGGCGGCTCGGCGTGCCGGTGCGCGTCATCGACATGGCGCTGGACTGCGAGCCGGAAGGGCTGCCCGACGAGGTCGTACGGCATCGGGTGCGACGTGGTTCGGGACGTATCGACGTCGAGGACGCGCTGCCCCTGGAGGAGGCGGAGGCCGCGTTCCGCGTGGGCGTCGCGATCGCGGACGAAGAGGCGGACTCCGGTACGGATCTGGTGGTGCTCGGCGACATCAGCGTCGGCGGGACCACGGCGGCCGCCGTGCTGGTCGCCGCGCTGTGCGGAACCGACGCGTCCGTCGTCACCGGGCGGGGCGGGCAGGCCATCGACGACCTCGCGTGGATGCGCAAGTGCGCCGCCGTGCGGGACGCCCTGCGGCGGGCCCGGCCCGTGCTCGGGGATCAGCTGCAACTGCTCGCGACGGTCGGCGGGGCGGACCTCGCGGCGATGACCGGGTTCCTCTTGCAGAGCGCGGTGCGGAAGATGCCGGTGATCCTCGACGGCGTCGTCTCCGCCGCGTGCGCCCTGGTCGGGCAGCGGGTCGCCTTCCGCGCGCCGGACTGGTGGCTGGCCGGCCAGAACAGCGGCGAGCCGGCCCAGGCGAAGGCGCTGGACCGGATGGCCCTCGAGCCGCTCCTCGACCACGGGGTGACCGTCGGCGAGGGCGCCGGCGCACTGCTGGCACTCCCCCTGGTCCAGGCGGCGGCAGCCTTGGCGGCCGACCTGCCGGAGGCCCCCTCCCCCGAGGCGAAGCCCGAGAACGAGGACTCCGACGAGGACGAGTAA
- a CDS encoding phosphatidylglycerol lysyltransferase domain-containing protein — protein sequence MGDARIAAERERASARQGDGDRRSTAASGRAAAFAVWYLRAVTFINFLSAAWVSLGQDVRRHNTENYFTPYLLTAGFASGVFTMFLAITMRRRKRAAWILNFVLSGLFLLLFAVAMAFPEIRQYAQNWISLVLTAAFVASLVVGRREFYAKGDRSNPKLAAVVAVGGLLVTSLLATLLVTVTNHAHDAHRSTFPDRWRYGTLRLVSVAADDSHFPGIATPNWVNVTINVFSTLLVLAVFYAAFRSRRAVDPLTEDDEKRLRALLEKNGDRDSLGYFALRREKSVVWSPTGKAAVAYRVVGGVSLASGDPIGDPEAWPGAIEPWLAEARAHGWIPAVMGASEEAGTIYSRHGLDALELGDEAIVETAEFTLAGRAMRTVRQAYNRVKRAGYQVRIRRHEDIPAEEMAYLLMRADDWRDGATERGFSMALGRLGDPDDGQCVMLECTDAQGELRAVLSFVPWGPHGLSLDLMRRDRACENGLMEFMVIELLRRAQEIKITQISLNFAMFRSVFERGARLGAGPVLRLWRSLLSFFSRWWQIESLYRANAKYRPIWEPRFLLFEKSADLLRIGVASARAEGFLEAPGLPKWLHRKHLESHR from the coding sequence ATGGGAGATGCCCGAATTGCCGCCGAGCGGGAGCGGGCGTCGGCCCGCCAGGGGGACGGGGACCGGCGGTCCACCGCTGCCTCAGGGCGCGCCGCCGCCTTCGCCGTCTGGTATCTGCGTGCCGTCACGTTCATCAACTTCCTGAGCGCCGCGTGGGTCTCGCTCGGGCAGGACGTGCGCCGGCACAACACGGAGAACTACTTCACGCCGTACCTGCTGACGGCAGGCTTCGCCTCCGGTGTGTTCACGATGTTCCTCGCCATCACCATGCGGCGGCGCAAACGGGCCGCGTGGATCCTCAACTTCGTCCTCAGCGGGCTGTTCCTGCTGCTGTTCGCCGTGGCGATGGCGTTCCCGGAGATCCGCCAGTACGCGCAGAACTGGATCTCGCTCGTCCTGACCGCCGCGTTCGTCGCCTCGCTCGTCGTCGGCCGCCGGGAGTTCTACGCGAAGGGCGACCGCTCGAATCCCAAGCTCGCCGCGGTCGTCGCGGTCGGCGGGCTGCTGGTCACCTCGCTGCTCGCCACACTGCTGGTCACGGTCACCAACCACGCCCATGACGCGCACCGTTCGACCTTCCCGGACCGCTGGCGCTACGGCACTCTGCGGCTCGTCTCGGTCGCCGCCGACGACTCCCACTTCCCCGGGATCGCGACGCCCAACTGGGTCAACGTCACCATCAACGTGTTCAGCACCCTGCTGGTCCTCGCCGTCTTCTACGCGGCCTTCCGCTCCCGCCGCGCCGTCGACCCGCTCACCGAGGACGACGAGAAGCGGCTGCGCGCGCTGCTGGAGAAGAACGGCGACCGGGACTCGCTCGGCTACTTCGCCCTGCGCCGTGAGAAGAGCGTGGTCTGGTCGCCGACCGGCAAGGCCGCGGTGGCGTACCGCGTCGTCGGCGGGGTCTCGCTGGCCTCCGGCGACCCGATCGGCGACCCGGAGGCATGGCCCGGCGCCATCGAGCCCTGGCTCGCCGAGGCCCGCGCGCACGGCTGGATCCCGGCGGTGATGGGCGCGAGCGAAGAGGCGGGCACGATCTACTCCCGGCACGGCCTCGACGCCCTCGAACTCGGCGACGAAGCCATCGTGGAGACCGCCGAGTTCACCCTCGCGGGGCGGGCGATGCGCACCGTCCGGCAGGCCTACAACCGCGTCAAGCGCGCGGGCTACCAGGTGCGCATCCGGCGCCACGAGGACATCCCGGCCGAGGAGATGGCGTATCTCCTCATGCGCGCCGACGACTGGCGGGACGGGGCGACGGAGCGCGGGTTCAGCATGGCGCTCGGGCGGCTCGGCGACCCGGACGACGGACAGTGCGTGATGCTCGAATGCACCGATGCCCAGGGTGAGTTGAGGGCGGTGCTGTCCTTCGTGCCGTGGGGGCCGCACGGGCTCTCCCTGGACCTCATGCGGCGCGACCGGGCCTGTGAGAACGGGCTGATGGAGTTCATGGTGATCGAACTCCTGCGACGGGCCCAGGAGATCAAGATCACTCAGATCTCGCTCAACTTCGCCATGTTCCGTTCGGTCTTCGAACGTGGCGCGCGCCTCGGCGCCGGGCCGGTGCTGAGGCTGTGGCGCTCGCTGCTCAGCTTCTTCTCGCGCTGGTGGCAGATCGAGTCGCTGTACCGCGCCAACGCAAAGTACCGGCCCATCTGGGAGCCACGGTTCCTGCTCTTCGAGAAGAGCGCGGACCTGCTGCGCATCGGTGTCGCGTCCGCGCGCGCCGAGGGGTTCCTGGAGGCGCCGGGACTGCCGAAGTGGCTGCACCGAAAGCACCTGGAGTCGCACAGATGA
- a CDS encoding adenosylcobinamide-GDP ribazoletransferase: MSKTASKIPLPDGLRFAFGTLTVLPVKVTRWDREAARGGMLCAPVAGLVVGAGAALVGVALLAMGAGPMLAAVASASVPAALTRGLHLDGLADTADGLGSGKPAEDALRIMKQSDIGPFGVISLLFVLLAQVAALFQAYDTSWARGALAAVVSATAARLALTLAARTGVPPARPEGLGAAVAGTVPVRGALLVTVAVVGAAAGAGALVGTYDLVRCAVAVLAACAAAELLLRHCTRRFGGITGDVFGGLAETAATTALVVLSLG; the protein is encoded by the coding sequence GTGTCCAAGACGGCGTCCAAGATCCCCCTGCCCGACGGCCTCCGCTTCGCCTTCGGCACCCTCACCGTGCTGCCCGTCAAGGTGACCCGCTGGGACCGTGAAGCCGCGCGCGGCGGAATGCTGTGCGCGCCCGTGGCCGGGCTGGTGGTCGGGGCGGGCGCGGCGCTCGTGGGTGTGGCGCTGCTCGCGATGGGCGCGGGCCCCATGCTTGCCGCCGTGGCCTCCGCCTCCGTACCGGCCGCGCTCACCCGGGGCCTGCATCTGGACGGCCTCGCCGACACCGCGGACGGGCTCGGCAGCGGCAAGCCCGCCGAGGACGCGCTGCGGATCATGAAGCAGTCGGACATCGGCCCGTTCGGCGTGATCAGCCTGCTGTTCGTACTGCTCGCCCAAGTGGCCGCGCTCTTCCAGGCGTACGACACCTCGTGGGCCCGGGGCGCGCTCGCCGCCGTCGTCTCGGCGACCGCGGCTCGCCTCGCCCTCACGCTGGCCGCTCGCACCGGAGTGCCCCCGGCCCGCCCCGAGGGCCTGGGCGCGGCGGTCGCGGGCACGGTCCCGGTGCGCGGCGCGCTGCTGGTGACGGTGGCCGTCGTCGGCGCGGCGGCGGGCGCGGGCGCGCTCGTCGGGACGTACGACCTCGTGCGCTGCGCGGTGGCGGTACTCGCCGCCTGCGCGGCGGCCGAACTGCTGCTGCGCCACTGCACGCGCCGCTTCGGCGGCATCACGGGCGACGTGTTCGGCGGCCTCGCCGAGACGGCGGCGACGACGGCCCTGGTCGTTCTGTCACTGGGCTGA
- a CDS encoding RDD family protein, whose product MPNPLRLPKLRRFLAWFIDFALVLAAASALAVLTFHRISALVTDVPDLAARGGWDILTSRGDVIDASEGFGLSLWHKVVRDVEQAFGLLVVATFLYQWAALALTGCTIGKALLGLKVTPSPPRRAALRAAVTTTADVAVYALACILLVQGEFALSVLVWAVAVVIFFLNALPVLSPSRRSLADRLAGTAVTGLGLAMPGATPPTRTS is encoded by the coding sequence GTGCCGAATCCGCTGCGACTGCCGAAACTTCGGCGGTTCCTGGCCTGGTTCATCGACTTCGCGCTGGTGCTCGCGGCGGCTTCCGCGCTCGCCGTGCTCACCTTCCACCGGATATCCGCACTCGTGACGGACGTGCCCGACCTCGCCGCGCGGGGCGGCTGGGACATCCTCACCTCGCGCGGCGATGTCATCGACGCCTCCGAGGGCTTCGGGCTCTCCCTCTGGCACAAGGTGGTCCGGGACGTGGAGCAGGCCTTCGGGCTGCTCGTCGTCGCCACCTTCCTCTACCAGTGGGCGGCGCTCGCCCTCACCGGATGCACGATCGGCAAGGCCCTGCTCGGCCTCAAGGTCACGCCGAGCCCCCCGCGCCGGGCGGCGCTGCGGGCCGCGGTGACGACGACGGCCGACGTCGCCGTGTACGCGCTGGCCTGCATCCTGCTGGTACAGGGCGAGTTCGCGCTCTCGGTGCTGGTGTGGGCCGTCGCCGTCGTGATCTTCTTCCTCAACGCCCTGCCCGTGCTCTCCCCGAGCCGCCGCTCCCTGGCCGACCGGCTGGCCGGCACGGCGGTCACCGGCCTCGGGCTCGCCATGCCCGGCGCCACGCCCCCAACTCGTACTTCTTGA
- a CDS encoding leucyl aminopeptidase, which yields MTALTLSTAAASGLRADAIVVGVAKGPKGPVVAPGAEAVDNAYDGSLAGILETLGATGAEGEVTKLPAPSGFKAPVVVAVGLGAVPEKDDTFGAEALRRAAGVAARALAGAKKAAFALPIADAADAGAVAEGARLGAYAFDAYKENGKDAKNGKAPLGEVALLGGKPRDAAYKAAIARATAVTEELNRARDLINTPPNDLNPESFAAVATAAGKEHGIKVQVLDEKALEKGGFGGILGVGVGSAAAPRLVKLSYTSPKATKHLAFVGKGITYDSGGISLKPAGHNETMKCDMSGAAAVFAAVVAAARLGLEVNVTGWLALAENMPSGTATRPGDVLRMYSGKTVEVLNTDAEGRLVLADALWKASEEKPDAIVDVATLTGAMVLALGHRTFGVMANDDAFRASIVEAAEEVGEESWPMPLPEHLRKGMDSPTADIANMGERMGGGLVAGLFLREFVGEGITWAHLDIAGPAFNESGPFGYTPKGGTGSAVRTLVRLAELTAAGDLG from the coding sequence GTGACTGCTCTCACTCTCAGCACCGCCGCAGCGTCCGGTCTGCGGGCCGACGCGATCGTCGTCGGTGTCGCGAAGGGCCCCAAGGGCCCGGTCGTCGCACCGGGCGCCGAGGCCGTGGACAACGCGTACGACGGCTCACTCGCCGGAATCCTGGAGACCCTCGGCGCCACCGGGGCCGAGGGCGAGGTGACGAAGCTGCCCGCGCCCTCCGGTTTCAAGGCACCCGTCGTCGTGGCCGTCGGCCTGGGAGCGGTCCCGGAGAAGGACGACACGTTCGGCGCCGAGGCGCTGCGCCGCGCGGCCGGTGTCGCCGCCCGCGCGCTCGCCGGTGCCAAGAAGGCCGCCTTCGCCCTGCCGATCGCGGACGCCGCCGACGCCGGTGCCGTCGCCGAGGGCGCCCGCCTGGGCGCGTACGCCTTCGACGCGTACAAGGAGAACGGTAAGGACGCCAAGAACGGCAAGGCCCCGCTCGGCGAGGTCGCGCTGCTCGGCGGCAAGCCCCGCGACGCGGCGTACAAGGCGGCCATCGCGCGCGCCACCGCCGTGACCGAGGAGCTCAACCGCGCCCGCGACCTCATCAACACCCCGCCGAACGACCTCAACCCGGAGTCCTTCGCCGCCGTCGCCACCGCGGCCGGCAAGGAGCACGGCATCAAGGTGCAGGTGCTCGACGAGAAGGCGCTGGAGAAGGGCGGCTTCGGTGGCATCCTCGGCGTCGGCGTCGGCTCGGCCGCGGCTCCCCGCCTGGTCAAGCTGTCGTACACCTCTCCCAAGGCGACCAAGCACCTCGCCTTCGTCGGCAAGGGCATCACGTACGACTCGGGCGGCATCTCGCTGAAGCCCGCCGGGCACAACGAGACGATGAAGTGCGACATGAGCGGCGCGGCGGCGGTCTTCGCCGCCGTGGTCGCCGCCGCGCGCCTCGGCCTGGAGGTCAACGTCACCGGCTGGCTCGCGCTGGCCGAGAACATGCCGTCCGGGACCGCCACCCGCCCGGGCGACGTGCTGCGCATGTACAGCGGCAAGACCGTCGAGGTCCTCAACACGGACGCCGAGGGCCGTCTGGTCCTCGCCGACGCGCTGTGGAAGGCGTCGGAGGAGAAGCCGGACGCGATCGTCGACGTGGCGACCCTGACCGGCGCGATGGTGCTGGCGCTTGGCCACCGCACCTTCGGTGTGATGGCCAACGACGACGCGTTCCGCGCCTCGATCGTCGAGGCCGCGGAGGAGGTCGGCGAGGAGTCCTGGCCGATGCCGCTGCCCGAGCACCTGCGCAAGGGCATGGACTCCCCCACCGCCGACATCGCCAACATGGGCGAGCGGATGGGCGGCGGCCTGGTCGCCGGTCTCTTCCTGCGCGAGTTCGTGGGCGAGGGGATCACCTGGGCCCACCTCGACATCGCGGGCCCGGCGTTCAACGAGTCCGGCCCCTTCGGCTACACCCCCAAGGGCGGCACCGGTTCCGCGGTCCGCACCCTGGTCCGGCTCGCCGAACTGACGGCTGCGGGCGACCTGGGCTGA